One segment of Streptomyces sp. NBC_00576 DNA contains the following:
- a CDS encoding TetR/AcrR family transcriptional regulator, with translation MTTTRQHAPAGDRRVRRTHAALQGALIKLVEEQDLGQISVADVAEQAGVNRTTFYDHYRDVHELAEAACTSTIDTLIDSLPALDPAPADPDADPARSLVAFFENLAEHAGLYRSLLGPQGSARVTDHIRSRISATVHVAMRLNAGAPPESVTPTDIPHDVPAAFTAGALLGVATDWLQRDSPRTPTEMAELTWPLLVASHAAAQDAKT, from the coding sequence ATGACCACGACCCGACAGCACGCACCGGCAGGCGACCGGCGCGTACGGCGCACTCACGCGGCCTTGCAGGGAGCACTGATCAAGCTCGTCGAGGAACAGGACCTGGGGCAGATCAGCGTCGCGGACGTGGCCGAGCAGGCCGGCGTGAACCGCACGACGTTCTACGACCACTACCGGGACGTGCACGAACTGGCCGAGGCCGCCTGCACCTCGACGATCGACACCCTGATCGACTCACTCCCCGCCCTGGACCCCGCGCCGGCGGACCCGGACGCAGACCCCGCCCGGTCACTCGTCGCGTTCTTCGAGAACCTTGCCGAGCACGCCGGCCTCTACCGAAGCCTCCTGGGGCCACAGGGCAGCGCCCGCGTCACCGACCACATCCGCAGCCGCATCTCCGCCACCGTCCACGTCGCCATGCGCCTGAACGCCGGCGCACCACCGGAAAGCGTTACGCCGACCGACATCCCCCACGACGTACCCGCCGCCTTCACCGCCGGCGCACTCCTCGGCGTGGCCACCGACTGGCTCCAACGCGACAGCCCCCGCACACCGACCGAGATGGCTGAGCTGACCTGGCCACTCCTCGTCGCGAGCCACGCCGCCGCCCAGGACGCCAAAACATGA
- a CDS encoding glycoside hydrolase family 3 N-terminal domain-containing protein — MNLLLGPGVNIKRSPLCGRNFEYFSEDPLLSGVLGAAHVVGVQSQGIGASVKHFAANSQETDRMQVSADVDERTLREIHFPAFERIVAQARPATVMCSYNKANGTYAAESHWLLTQVLWRGGALTDWSSPTGGR; from the coding sequence GTGAACTTACTGCTCGGCCCGGGCGTCAACATCAAGCGCTCACCGTTGTGCGGCCGCAATTTCGAGTACTTCTCCGAGGACCCGCTCCTCAGTGGCGTACTGGGCGCGGCGCACGTGGTGGGTGTGCAGAGCCAGGGCATCGGCGCCTCGGTCAAGCACTTCGCAGCCAACAGCCAGGAGACCGACCGGATGCAGGTCAGCGCCGACGTCGACGAGCGCACCCTGCGGGAGATCCACTTCCCGGCTTTCGAACGGATCGTGGCCCAGGCACGTCCGGCGACCGTCATGTGCTCCTACAACAAGGCCAACGGCACCTACGCCGCCGAGAGCCACTGGCTGCTGACCCAGGTACTTTGGAGGGGTGGGGCTTTGACGGACTGGTCGTCTCCGACTGGGGGGCGGTAG
- a CDS encoding carbohydrate ABC transporter permease has product MSRSPHAKRLPRIRQARTTPPWWFALPALLLFAFVVLVPSARGVYYAFTDWDGLDPHFSFVGLDNFSDMLRDADATQAIWHTLLIAVSITVIQNAVGLVLALGVNSAIKSRNMLRVFLFAPAVITPIVTAYLWRNLLGPDGAVNSLLGAIGLNGWEQDWLGDPDLALWAIVGVIVWQFAGYSMVIFLAGLQSVPREVHEAAAIDGAGPVRRFWSVTRPLLAPAFTINLMLSIIGGIKLFDQVYALTGGGPGHATDTLSTLIYKDAFTLGEFGYSIALAVVLTIIVAVASTGQYLMLSRNERATS; this is encoded by the coding sequence GTGAGCCGGTCCCCGCACGCGAAGCGTCTGCCGCGCATCCGGCAGGCGCGTACCACCCCGCCATGGTGGTTCGCGCTGCCTGCGCTGCTGCTGTTCGCCTTCGTCGTCCTGGTGCCGAGCGCTCGCGGTGTCTACTACGCCTTCACCGACTGGGACGGCCTCGATCCCCACTTCTCCTTTGTCGGCCTGGACAACTTCTCCGACATGCTGCGCGATGCCGACGCAACACAGGCCATCTGGCACACTCTGCTGATCGCCGTCTCGATCACCGTGATTCAGAACGCGGTGGGGCTGGTCCTTGCCCTGGGCGTCAACTCGGCCATCAAGTCCCGCAACATGCTGCGGGTGTTCCTGTTCGCCCCGGCCGTGATCACCCCGATCGTGACCGCCTACCTTTGGCGCAACCTGCTCGGACCGGACGGCGCGGTCAACAGCCTGCTGGGCGCGATCGGACTGAATGGCTGGGAGCAGGACTGGCTCGGAGATCCCGATCTCGCGCTCTGGGCGATCGTCGGAGTGATCGTGTGGCAGTTCGCCGGCTACTCCATGGTCATCTTCCTGGCCGGACTCCAGTCGGTACCCAGGGAGGTCCACGAGGCCGCGGCGATCGATGGAGCCGGTCCCGTACGGCGCTTCTGGTCGGTGACCCGACCGTTGCTGGCCCCGGCCTTCACCATCAATCTCATGCTGTCGATCATCGGCGGCATCAAACTCTTCGACCAGGTCTACGCGCTGACCGGCGGCGGACCGGGACACGCGACCGACACCCTCTCCACGCTGATCTACAAAGACGCCTTCACGCTCGGCGAGTTCGGCTACAGCATTGCCCTCGCGGTAGTACTGACGATCATCGTGGCGGTCGCCTCCACCGGCCAGTACCTCATGCTGTCCCGCAACGAGAGGGCCACTTCGTGA
- a CDS encoding family 78 glycoside hydrolase catalytic domain, producing the protein MDTTTTVIGLHTSDDSGLVATPCLQPRLSWSLASERPGVLQHAYEIQVSADQSFDDPASSGEVESGLVTDHPWPAPPLRSRELRYWRVRVRTDLGWTEWSGPVQVEAALLDEMDWTARPVHVPSDRGRTSPGPVPLLRREFDLPAEPVSARLYVTSLGVHRTAVNGRPVSDELLEPGWTSYPNRLLYATYDVTGLLVPGRNALAAAVGDGWYRGHLTWHKNRNVYGDTSALLAQLEVTLADGTTVMVVTDDHWRGSYGDLLAADLYDGCERDLRHEPDGWQLPGFDDLDWEQADALPLPTGLTQRTHPPVRVVQVIQPERRTLTDGTIALDAGENITGWLRFRAGGPAGSTVTVRHAEVLDEDGRLLTSILRGARATDQYTLVGGTVELKPEFTFHGFRYAEIDASPGVTIEAIEVDVMASDLRRIGDFRCSDERVNTLYDNVVRSQRGNFLAVPTDCPQRDERLGWTGDIMAFAPTACTNFDSRTFLDSWLTDLRIEQRPDGAVPLVIPDVDLGELPPMDLPFAGTAAGWGDAATVVPTALFDAYGRRSLLGRHYAAMRAWVEFTAGRLDEDGTWSGNAQLGDWLDPAAPPEHPERATTDSAYVATVFVANSARLLADAARELDHVEDADWYAALHRRTAEAAWRKWGDHARTTQTGCALALEFGIAPATERADVGEALAALVRANSGRIATGFLGTPFVLPALTASGHSDEAYQLLLNTECPGWLYQVERGATTMWERWDAIRPDGTIDTEKAGTMLSFNHYAYGAVAAWLYRSVAGLRPTAPGYRTVDIAPHPGGHLTSADASIVTPYGTVSVAWSISSNTLAVDISLPPGTTGRFRAPESWRCPTGVGRLGSGHHHLILHAGS; encoded by the coding sequence ATGGACACCACGACTACGGTCATCGGACTGCACACCTCGGACGACTCCGGTCTCGTGGCCACCCCGTGCCTGCAACCCCGTCTGTCGTGGTCTCTGGCGAGCGAACGGCCGGGCGTCCTCCAGCACGCCTACGAGATCCAGGTGTCAGCCGACCAGTCCTTCGACGACCCTGCGTCCAGCGGAGAGGTCGAGTCCGGCCTGGTGACCGATCACCCGTGGCCGGCGCCTCCGCTGCGCAGTCGCGAGCTCCGCTACTGGCGCGTCCGTGTCCGCACCGACCTCGGGTGGACGGAGTGGAGCGGGCCCGTCCAGGTGGAAGCCGCACTGCTCGACGAGATGGACTGGACGGCCCGTCCCGTCCATGTCCCCAGTGACCGGGGCCGCACCTCCCCCGGCCCGGTGCCGCTACTCCGCCGGGAGTTCGACCTCCCGGCGGAGCCGGTATCCGCGCGCCTGTATGTGACCTCGCTGGGCGTCCACCGCACCGCGGTCAACGGCCGCCCCGTCTCCGACGAGCTGCTGGAACCGGGCTGGACGAGCTACCCCAACCGGCTGCTGTACGCCACCTACGACGTCACCGGCCTGCTCGTCCCCGGCCGCAACGCCCTTGCCGCCGCAGTCGGCGACGGCTGGTACCGCGGCCACCTCACCTGGCACAAGAACCGCAACGTCTACGGCGATACATCGGCACTTCTCGCCCAGCTCGAAGTCACCCTGGCCGACGGCACCACCGTCATGGTCGTCACCGACGACCACTGGCGGGGCAGTTACGGCGACCTGTTGGCGGCAGACCTGTACGACGGCTGCGAGCGCGACCTCCGCCACGAGCCGGACGGCTGGCAGCTGCCGGGATTCGACGACCTCGACTGGGAGCAGGCCGACGCACTTCCGCTGCCCACCGGGCTCACCCAGCGGACGCACCCACCCGTACGCGTCGTGCAGGTCATCCAGCCCGAGCGGCGGACACTGACCGACGGCACGATCGCCCTCGACGCGGGCGAGAACATCACCGGCTGGCTCAGATTCCGCGCGGGCGGACCGGCAGGAAGCACGGTGACCGTCCGGCACGCCGAAGTCCTCGACGAAGACGGACGCCTGCTGACCAGCATCCTGCGCGGCGCACGCGCCACCGACCAGTACACCCTGGTCGGTGGCACCGTCGAACTGAAGCCGGAGTTCACCTTCCACGGCTTCCGGTACGCCGAGATCGACGCCTCCCCCGGCGTCACCATCGAGGCGATCGAAGTCGACGTCATGGCCAGCGATCTGCGCAGGATCGGAGACTTCCGCTGTTCCGACGAGCGCGTGAACACGCTGTACGACAACGTCGTACGCTCCCAGCGCGGCAACTTCCTCGCCGTCCCCACGGACTGCCCGCAACGCGACGAACGGCTCGGCTGGACCGGCGACATCATGGCCTTCGCCCCCACGGCCTGCACCAACTTCGACAGCCGCACTTTCCTGGACAGCTGGCTCACCGACCTCCGCATCGAACAACGCCCTGACGGCGCGGTCCCATTGGTGATTCCCGACGTGGACCTCGGCGAACTGCCACCGATGGACCTGCCGTTCGCCGGCACCGCTGCGGGCTGGGGCGACGCCGCCACCGTCGTGCCGACCGCCCTTTTCGACGCCTACGGCCGGCGCAGCCTGCTGGGACGCCACTATGCGGCGATGCGCGCGTGGGTCGAGTTCACCGCCGGTCGTCTGGACGAGGACGGAACCTGGAGCGGCAACGCGCAACTCGGTGACTGGCTCGACCCGGCCGCCCCACCGGAGCACCCGGAGCGTGCCACCACTGACTCCGCCTATGTCGCCACCGTATTCGTCGCGAACAGCGCCCGCCTGCTCGCCGACGCGGCCCGGGAACTGGACCATGTCGAGGACGCCGACTGGTATGCGGCCTTGCACCGGCGTACCGCCGAGGCCGCCTGGCGCAAGTGGGGCGACCACGCCCGCACCACCCAGACCGGCTGTGCGCTCGCCCTCGAATTCGGCATCGCGCCCGCCACCGAACGCGCCGACGTGGGCGAGGCACTCGCCGCCCTGGTGCGCGCCAACAGCGGGCGCATCGCCACCGGCTTCCTCGGCACGCCCTTCGTGCTGCCCGCGCTCACCGCCAGCGGCCACTCGGACGAGGCGTATCAGCTCCTCCTCAACACGGAGTGTCCGGGCTGGCTTTACCAGGTGGAACGCGGCGCCACCACCATGTGGGAGCGGTGGGACGCCATCCGCCCCGACGGCACCATCGACACCGAGAAGGCCGGCACGATGCTGTCGTTCAACCACTACGCCTACGGCGCGGTCGCCGCCTGGCTCTACCGGTCCGTCGCAGGGCTGCGCCCCACCGCTCCGGGCTACCGCACCGTGGACATCGCTCCCCACCCCGGAGGCCACCTCACCTCGGCGGACGCCTCGATCGTCACTCCGTACGGCACGGTATCCGTCGCCTGGTCGATCAGCAGCAACACGCTGGCAGTGGACATCTCGCTGCCGCCCGGCACGACCGGACGGTTCAGGGCACCCGAGAGCTGGCGTTGCCCCACCGGGGTCGGTCGGCTCGGATCCGGTCACCACCACCTGATCCTCCACGCCGGCTCATGA
- a CDS encoding ABC transporter substrate-binding protein: MNTRTPVALIAAIAAAALLAACSGGTNAGSDKGSGGSKTLTLASQDQGSIDAVVKAFEKANPGVRVRYTVTGTEQYQQQIRTQLSSGTAPDVMSVWPGNGNAAATQVLAKPGYLRDLSDQPWVAKLPDAVRDMTEYEDKTYTALFGLNGIGAIYNQQAMAKADLTPPDTWTDLLAFCRAAKAKGTPAFALGIQDGWVDQMVQYALVATTVYSGDRDFDKKMQTGRATFAKSPWTTALDKYLTMEKTGCFQEKPLGTSYEASQQLAATGKTLGIVQGNWVVTLLKEKNPKATFTLKALPATDNPSETIMPAASGAGYAINAKAKNKELALKFVNFVMSPEGMNTFVEKQGSLPTLPDTGFAADPSLAEVTKFVEADRTVPFMDQLWPSAKVGQTLVSGLQEIFSGQTTPGKLLDEMDADYKAES, from the coding sequence ATGAACACACGCACACCCGTGGCCCTGATCGCCGCAATAGCGGCCGCCGCCCTCCTTGCCGCCTGCAGCGGCGGCACCAACGCAGGCTCAGACAAAGGCTCGGGCGGATCCAAGACCCTCACACTCGCGTCGCAGGACCAGGGCTCCATCGATGCCGTTGTCAAGGCGTTCGAGAAGGCCAACCCAGGCGTCAGGGTCCGCTACACCGTCACCGGCACCGAGCAGTACCAGCAGCAGATCCGCACCCAGCTGAGCTCGGGCACGGCACCAGACGTGATGTCGGTCTGGCCGGGCAACGGGAACGCCGCGGCCACTCAAGTCCTGGCCAAACCCGGCTATCTGCGCGACCTCTCGGACCAGCCCTGGGTCGCGAAACTGCCCGACGCGGTCAGGGACATGACCGAGTACGAGGACAAGACCTACACCGCGCTCTTCGGGCTCAACGGCATCGGCGCCATCTACAACCAGCAGGCCATGGCGAAGGCCGACCTCACCCCGCCGGACACCTGGACCGATCTGCTGGCCTTCTGCCGGGCTGCGAAGGCCAAAGGCACCCCCGCCTTCGCGCTGGGCATCCAGGACGGCTGGGTCGACCAGATGGTCCAGTACGCGCTGGTCGCCACGACCGTCTACAGCGGCGACCGCGACTTCGACAAGAAGATGCAGACCGGCCGGGCCACCTTCGCCAAATCGCCGTGGACCACCGCCCTCGACAAGTACCTGACGATGGAGAAGACCGGCTGTTTCCAGGAGAAGCCGCTCGGCACCAGCTACGAAGCCAGCCAGCAACTCGCCGCCACCGGCAAGACCCTCGGCATCGTGCAGGGCAACTGGGTAGTCACCCTGCTCAAGGAGAAGAACCCGAAGGCCACCTTCACGCTGAAGGCACTACCCGCCACCGACAACCCGTCCGAGACCATCATGCCGGCCGCGTCGGGCGCCGGCTACGCGATCAATGCGAAGGCGAAGAACAAGGAACTCGCCCTGAAGTTCGTGAACTTCGTGATGTCGCCTGAGGGCATGAACACCTTCGTCGAGAAGCAGGGCAGTCTGCCCACCCTGCCCGACACGGGCTTCGCGGCGGACCCGTCCCTGGCCGAGGTGACGAAATTCGTCGAAGCGGACCGAACCGTGCCGTTCATGGACCAGCTGTGGCCCAGCGCCAAGGTCGGGCAGACCTTGGTCAGCGGCCTCCAGGAGATCTTCAGCGGCCAGACCACCCCCGGGAAACTCCTCGACGAGATGGACGCCGACTACAAGGCCGAAAGCTGA
- a CDS encoding ferredoxin — protein sequence MKITVDEPKCVAAGQCVLIAADVFDQREEDGIVVLLTEAPGADQHQAVRESALACPAAAIHVAE from the coding sequence ATGAAGATCACCGTGGACGAACCCAAGTGCGTGGCCGCCGGGCAGTGCGTCCTGATCGCGGCCGACGTCTTCGACCAACGGGAGGAGGACGGCATCGTCGTGCTACTGACCGAGGCTCCCGGGGCGGACCAGCACCAGGCCGTGCGTGAGTCGGCCCTGGCCTGTCCCGCCGCCGCGATCCACGTGGCGGAGTAG
- a CDS encoding LacI family DNA-binding transcriptional regulator, with protein sequence MELPAPRRRVTIVDVARHAQVSTTAVSKVLRNAYGASPEMRAKVRSAIDELGYRPHAGARGLRGQTYTIGVMLPDIRNPFFPEILDGITASLEDTEYQVFLGPGCNGEQAEARVTEAMIDRGMDGIVLVAPVSSRTHLERIAASVPTVVVGRHGASPVYDTVADDDIEGAALVVGHLTGLGHHGIAHIEHHETNPTRLVEMPNARRADGYRQAMRAHGLAEWIGVVSASYTREGGYQGAKELLARPRRPTAVFAGADIVAMGVIEAFAEAGLSVPGDISVAGYDNTTFAAFGPISLTSVDQAGHEMGSNAVRLLLERITDRRRPSVQITLSPTLVPRRTTARPGE encoded by the coding sequence ATGGAGCTGCCAGCACCGCGCCGCAGGGTCACCATCGTGGACGTCGCCCGTCACGCCCAGGTGTCCACCACGGCCGTGTCGAAGGTGCTGCGCAACGCCTACGGGGCCAGCCCGGAGATGCGTGCCAAGGTGCGCAGCGCGATCGACGAACTCGGCTACCGGCCGCACGCCGGGGCCAGGGGCCTGCGCGGGCAGACCTACACCATCGGCGTGATGCTGCCCGACATCCGCAACCCGTTCTTCCCCGAGATCCTCGACGGCATCACCGCCTCCCTGGAGGACACCGAGTACCAGGTGTTTCTGGGACCGGGCTGCAACGGCGAGCAGGCGGAAGCCCGCGTCACCGAGGCGATGATCGACCGCGGCATGGATGGCATCGTCCTCGTCGCACCAGTGTCGTCACGCACGCACCTGGAGCGCATCGCCGCCTCGGTGCCGACGGTCGTCGTCGGCCGGCACGGGGCCTCCCCGGTGTACGACACGGTGGCCGACGACGACATCGAGGGCGCGGCCCTGGTCGTCGGCCACCTCACCGGTCTCGGGCATCACGGGATCGCCCACATCGAGCATCACGAAACGAACCCGACCCGCCTCGTGGAGATGCCCAACGCCCGGCGCGCCGACGGATACCGGCAGGCGATGCGGGCGCACGGGTTGGCGGAGTGGATCGGCGTGGTCTCCGCCAGCTACACCCGGGAAGGCGGCTACCAGGGCGCCAAAGAGCTGCTGGCCCGTCCGCGCCGGCCGACGGCTGTCTTCGCCGGAGCGGACATCGTCGCTATGGGCGTGATCGAGGCGTTCGCCGAAGCCGGGCTGTCCGTTCCGGGCGACATCTCGGTGGCCGGATACGACAACACCACCTTCGCCGCCTTCGGCCCGATCTCGCTGACCAGCGTCGACCAGGCCGGGCACGAGATGGGCAGCAACGCCGTTCGCCTCCTCCTGGAACGGATCACCGATCGTCGCCGGCCGTCGGTTCAGATCACGCTTTCCCCCACTCTCGTGCCACGCCGGACCACTGCCAGGCCAGGGGAATAG
- a CDS encoding carbonic anhydrase — translation MGSPGQPQRRAILTGGLLATAALITGCSSKSSDNAASEKPAVAAANSPSPTESARPDSPWAAFARLMEGNKRWVDGKLQHPDRDPKRREFVAEGQDPYGVILSCIDSRVPPELLFDTGLGDLFVMRTGGQVVDSVVTGSVEYGPMTSGTPLIVVLGHQRCGAIKAAYEAMRDGKELPGNLQAISEALRPAYEATVKEKAADPVDAMIRVHVKQTSANLRTNKDLAPLARKGNLAVVSAYYSLDTGRVEVLSGAPSR, via the coding sequence ATGGGTAGTCCAGGACAACCGCAGCGCAGAGCCATACTCACCGGAGGGCTGCTGGCTACGGCAGCCCTGATCACCGGGTGTTCGTCGAAGTCTTCGGACAACGCCGCCTCGGAGAAGCCGGCGGTAGCGGCGGCGAACTCTCCCTCCCCCACCGAGAGCGCGCGGCCGGATTCGCCTTGGGCCGCGTTCGCGCGGCTGATGGAGGGCAACAAGCGCTGGGTCGACGGCAAGCTTCAGCACCCCGACAGGGACCCCAAGCGCCGTGAGTTCGTCGCCGAAGGGCAGGATCCCTACGGCGTGATCCTCTCCTGCATCGACTCACGGGTGCCGCCGGAGCTGCTCTTCGACACCGGGCTCGGCGACCTGTTCGTGATGCGCACAGGCGGCCAGGTGGTGGACTCAGTGGTCACCGGATCCGTCGAGTACGGCCCCATGACGTCCGGGACACCACTGATCGTCGTCCTCGGGCACCAGCGCTGCGGCGCCATCAAGGCGGCGTACGAAGCGATGCGCGACGGCAAGGAGTTGCCCGGCAATCTCCAGGCGATCTCCGAAGCCCTGCGGCCGGCGTACGAGGCGACCGTCAAGGAGAAGGCCGCCGACCCGGTCGACGCCATGATCCGCGTTCACGTCAAGCAGACCTCCGCCAATCTGCGGACCAACAAGGACCTCGCTCCGCTTGCGCGGAAGGGAAACCTGGCCGTGGTCAGCGCCTACTACTCGCTCGACACCGGCCGAGTCGAAGTTCTCAGCGGCGCGCCGTCTCGCTGA
- a CDS encoding carbohydrate ABC transporter permease, translating to MNRYGRRTLALELAMIAGALFVAFPVYVLVNLAVRPTADTSSPISPTTSPTLDNFTQAWQQGALGGALANSVLVTVCSVVIVLAVSSLAAYPLARVTAHWARGTYLLVLLGLALPFQLASLPLYQTMRDMGLLGSPWALVLFYSGLQVPFTVFLYVGFLRALPPDFEDAALIDGCTPLQGFRYVVLPMLKPVTATALVLNTVAVWNDFFTPLLYLSGSAQQTLPVAIAGFVGQYVTDWNLIFAALVISVLPVLLLYFLLQRSIINGFAGGLKG from the coding sequence GTGAACCGCTACGGCCGCCGTACCCTCGCCCTCGAACTGGCGATGATCGCCGGCGCTCTGTTCGTCGCCTTCCCGGTGTACGTCCTGGTCAACCTCGCCGTGCGACCGACAGCCGACACCTCCTCGCCCATCAGTCCGACCACCTCCCCCACCCTCGACAACTTCACCCAGGCCTGGCAACAGGGCGCACTCGGCGGTGCGCTGGCAAACAGCGTGCTGGTGACGGTGTGCAGCGTCGTCATCGTGCTGGCCGTGTCGTCGCTCGCGGCCTATCCGCTGGCCCGCGTGACGGCCCACTGGGCGAGGGGAACGTACCTGCTCGTCCTTCTGGGACTGGCGCTGCCCTTCCAACTCGCCTCGCTCCCGCTATACCAGACCATGCGCGACATGGGCCTGCTCGGCAGCCCGTGGGCACTGGTTCTCTTCTACTCCGGCCTGCAGGTGCCCTTCACCGTCTTCCTCTACGTCGGCTTCCTGCGCGCCCTGCCCCCGGACTTCGAGGACGCCGCACTGATCGACGGGTGCACCCCGCTGCAGGGCTTCCGGTACGTGGTCCTGCCGATGCTCAAACCCGTCACGGCCACCGCCCTGGTACTCAACACGGTCGCCGTCTGGAACGACTTTTTCACCCCGCTGCTGTACCTCAGCGGCAGCGCCCAGCAGACCTTGCCGGTCGCGATCGCCGGATTCGTCGGCCAGTACGTCACCGACTGGAACCTCATCTTCGCCGCACTGGTGATCAGCGTCCTGCCCGTCCTGCTCCTCTACTTCCTGCTGCAGCGCAGCATCATCAACGGCTTCGCGGGAGGGCTGAAGGGATGA
- a CDS encoding alcohol dehydrogenase catalytic domain-containing protein, producing the protein MSDIRIKVRAAALNPTDVAAWSGGFFPAPPEGTAYGLGWDVAGVVDAVGPGSHWIPGQPVIAFSHALPLGLNGGQAEYIAVPPQAIAAAPAGVDPVHAATIPLNGLTAAQSVELLGIQAGQTVLITGAEGAVGGYAVQLAKRRGAVVIATDLSPDGAFATKVAGADVYVPASETPAEAVRTVRPEGVDAVLDTAMLGQAAIGAVADGGRFVTTRIDALPQTERGIRVLLTQEPGRSDPQRQRFPLIRSRTSSGEPVRSSEVDAGTASVRRAL; encoded by the coding sequence TTGAGCGACATTCGTATCAAGGTTCGGGCGGCCGCACTCAATCCGACCGATGTGGCGGCCTGGAGCGGGGGCTTCTTCCCTGCTCCACCGGAGGGGACCGCGTATGGCCTCGGCTGGGACGTCGCCGGCGTTGTCGACGCCGTCGGCCCGGGTAGCCACTGGATACCCGGGCAGCCTGTCATCGCGTTCAGCCACGCCTTGCCCCTCGGGCTGAACGGGGGACAGGCCGAGTACATCGCGGTTCCTCCCCAGGCGATCGCCGCCGCGCCCGCGGGTGTCGACCCCGTCCACGCCGCCACCATCCCCCTCAACGGCCTCACGGCGGCCCAGTCCGTCGAACTGCTCGGCATCCAGGCGGGCCAGACCGTGCTCATCACCGGCGCGGAGGGGGCGGTCGGCGGCTACGCGGTGCAGCTGGCCAAGCGCCGGGGAGCCGTGGTCATCGCGACCGACCTGTCGCCCGACGGCGCGTTCGCGACCAAGGTGGCGGGGGCCGACGTGTACGTACCGGCGTCGGAGACGCCGGCCGAGGCCGTCCGCACGGTGCGCCCCGAAGGGGTCGACGCCGTTCTGGACACGGCCATGCTCGGGCAGGCCGCTATCGGGGCGGTGGCGGACGGCGGCAGGTTCGTGACCACACGGATCGACGCCCTGCCTCAGACCGAGCGGGGCATCCGGGTCCTGCTGACGCAGGAGCCCGGACGGAGCGACCCGCAGCGGCAGAGGTTTCCGCTCATCCGCTCCCGGACTTCCTCCGGCGAACCGGTGCGGTCCTCTGAAGTTGACGCCGGTACCGCGAGCGTCAGACGGGCGTTGTGA
- a CDS encoding glycoside hydrolase family 3 protein has protein sequence MPGNGRGTDAEVAAGVRSGERDEAVVDAAVARLRDLAGRVHADARPPVVDFGAHHRLAREAAADCLVLLKNENRTLPLAPTGRVAVIGEFAAALRYQGGGISHVNATQVDSPVDELRALLPDAQVDFAQGYDTTGRSEAALLREEAVALAAGADTAVLVVGLREADESEGFDREHLLLPPEQIELRPPLGRARADLRDAVRADRGGSRRSGGGQCRRTAPAVLHGYAPVRGFPAQTTAG, from the coding sequence ATGCCCGGCAACGGTCGCGGCACCGATGCGGAGGTCGCCGCCGGGGTGCGGTCGGGTGAGCGGGACGAGGCCGTCGTCGACGCTGCGGTGGCCAGGCTGCGCGATCTGGCCGGGCGGGTCCACGCCGACGCCCGCCCGCCCGTCGTGGACTTCGGGGCGCACCACCGGCTGGCCCGAGAGGCCGCCGCCGACTGCCTGGTGCTGCTGAAGAACGAGAATCGGACGCTGCCGCTGGCTCCGACCGGCCGGGTCGCCGTCATCGGCGAGTTCGCCGCGGCCCTGCGCTACCAGGGCGGCGGCATCTCCCATGTCAACGCCACACAGGTCGACAGCCCGGTGGACGAGCTGCGGGCTCTGCTGCCCGACGCCCAGGTCGACTTCGCCCAGGGGTACGACACCACGGGCCGCTCGGAAGCGGCACTACTGCGTGAAGAGGCCGTCGCGCTGGCCGCCGGGGCCGACACAGCCGTGCTCGTCGTCGGGCTGCGCGAGGCCGACGAGTCCGAGGGCTTCGACAGGGAGCACCTGCTTCTGCCGCCGGAGCAGATCGAGTTGAGGCCACCCCTGGGTCGGGCCCGCGCTGACCTCCGCGATGCTGTCCGGGCTGACCGAGGAGGAAGCCGCCGCAGCGGCGGAGGGCAATGCCGACGCACTGCGCCTGCTGTCCTCCATGGCTATGCGCCAGTTCGTGGGTTTCCTGCCCAGACAACTGCCGGATGA